Proteins from a genomic interval of Pseudoruegeria sp. SHC-113:
- a CDS encoding prolyl-tRNA synthetase associated domain-containing protein, giving the protein MAEDTHTAVTAEGLLAQLKAWGLPYMLHHHVPLRTVEEAKSVEASMAVPGQKAFRTKNLFLRDRKKRGYLITLEQDRAVDLKALGAQIGAPGLSFGSPERLKEALGVAPGAVSALAMINGVEAGVTFLMDAAAQEADVIYMHPLVNDQTVAMRREDVLAFMERIGCDLRWLSF; this is encoded by the coding sequence ATGGCAGAAGATACTCACACCGCCGTGACTGCAGAAGGTTTGCTGGCGCAGCTCAAGGCTTGGGGCCTGCCCTACATGCTGCATCACCACGTGCCGCTGCGCACGGTGGAGGAGGCCAAATCGGTGGAGGCCAGCATGGCGGTGCCAGGACAGAAGGCCTTCCGCACCAAGAACCTGTTCCTGCGCGACCGCAAGAAACGCGGCTACCTGATCACACTGGAGCAGGATCGCGCAGTGGATTTGAAAGCGCTGGGAGCGCAAATTGGCGCGCCGGGGCTGTCGTTCGGCTCGCCCGAGCGGCTGAAGGAGGCGCTGGGCGTGGCGCCGGGCGCGGTGAGCGCGCTGGCGATGATCAACGGCGTGGAGGCGGGTGTCACCTTCCTGATGGATGCCGCCGCGCAGGAGGCCGATGTGATCTACATGCATCCGCTGGTGAACGATCAGACCGTCGCGATGCGGCGCGAGGACGTGCTCGCTTTCATGGAGCGCATCGGCTGCGATCTGCGCTGGCTCTCTTTCTAG
- a CDS encoding aspartate/glutamate racemase family protein produces the protein MKKIGILGGVGWASTIDYYRAICEGAGAHFAAQGAKSPLPVPPMTIESVTQSQTRALRGTAGDEASWAGFDAIFRDAMLRLEAASCDFALIASNTPHARLHAIRQGVTMPILSIFTEAAQATAETGCKAALVLGTAVTMQAQDYAQALAEVGVAANAQLPEDEIAEMQAMIDTEFYGGASPAAQARLLAFCARHATPGTAILLACTELPLAFPAHLDDVAFEEGGFTFVNPSAAHVRAALRLALA, from the coding sequence ATGAAAAAAATCGGCATTCTGGGCGGGGTCGGCTGGGCGTCCACCATCGATTACTACCGGGCGATCTGCGAAGGCGCGGGCGCGCACTTCGCCGCGCAGGGGGCAAAATCCCCCCTGCCCGTGCCGCCGATGACGATTGAATCCGTCACCCAATCCCAGACCCGCGCCCTGCGTGGCACCGCCGGCGATGAGGCCAGCTGGGCGGGGTTTGACGCCATCTTCCGCGACGCCATGCTTCGGCTTGAAGCCGCGAGCTGCGATTTCGCGCTGATCGCCTCCAACACGCCCCACGCCCGGCTCCATGCGATCCGGCAAGGGGTGACGATGCCGATCCTGTCGATCTTCACCGAGGCCGCGCAGGCCACCGCCGAGACCGGCTGCAAGGCGGCGCTCGTACTTGGGACCGCCGTCACGATGCAGGCGCAGGATTACGCGCAGGCGCTTGCCGAGGTCGGCGTCGCGGCAAATGCGCAACTGCCCGAGGATGAGATCGCCGAGATGCAGGCGATGATCGACACCGAGTTTTACGGCGGCGCCAGCCCGGCCGCGCAGGCCCGGCTGCTGGCCTTCTGCGCCCGCCATGCCACGCCGGGCACGGCCATCCTGCTGGCCTGCACCGAACTGCCGCTGGCCTTCCCTGCGCATCTGGACGATGTCGCCTTCGAGGAAGGGGGTTTCACCTTCGTGAACCCCTCCGCCGCCCATGTGCGCGCCGCGCTGCGGCTGGCATTGGCGTAA
- a CDS encoding class I SAM-dependent methyltransferase produces the protein MTQDTPNAAQGEFWTSGPGLKWVARQEALDTLFTPPLRALQEAAAVQPGEHVLDIGCGAGRSTIDFAQTAGPEGSATGADISTSLLDAAERLEAQAQSGARFLLADVQLHPFAPATFDIAASRFGVMFFADPVAAFRNIARSLRPGGRIAFLCWRALDENPWFSGPRHHAVTRFGAPAPTDPHEPGPMAFADQERVCGLLAQAGLQDVSADTVRVALTPPGSPEDAASLAMEIGPAGRICLEAGASEAEKGAIAADLAQDWHRYAGAEGVEIPASFNLFTARKG, from the coding sequence ATGACCCAAGATACACCGAATGCCGCGCAGGGCGAGTTCTGGACATCCGGCCCCGGCCTGAAATGGGTGGCCCGGCAGGAGGCGCTCGACACGCTGTTCACTCCGCCTCTGCGCGCCCTGCAGGAGGCCGCCGCCGTGCAGCCCGGCGAGCACGTACTGGACATCGGCTGCGGGGCCGGGCGTTCAACGATAGATTTCGCTCAGACCGCCGGGCCCGAGGGCTCGGCCACGGGGGCTGATATTTCCACCAGCCTTCTGGACGCCGCCGAACGGCTGGAGGCGCAGGCGCAAAGCGGCGCGCGGTTCCTGCTGGCGGATGTGCAACTGCATCCGTTTGCCCCCGCAACCTTCGACATTGCGGCTTCCCGCTTCGGGGTGATGTTCTTTGCCGATCCCGTCGCCGCCTTCCGCAACATCGCGCGCAGCCTGCGCCCCGGAGGCCGCATCGCCTTTCTCTGCTGGCGCGCGCTGGACGAAAACCCGTGGTTCTCCGGGCCGCGCCACCACGCCGTCACCCGCTTCGGTGCGCCCGCGCCCACAGACCCCCATGAGCCCGGCCCCATGGCCTTTGCCGATCAGGAGCGCGTCTGCGGCCTGCTTGCGCAGGCAGGGCTGCAGGACGTCTCAGCCGATACGGTCAGGGTGGCGCTTACCCCGCCGGGCAGCCCCGAAGACGCCGCCTCTCTGGCGATGGAGATCGGGCCTGCTGGGCGGATCTGCCTGGAAGCCGGTGCCAGCGAGGCCGAGAAGGGGGCGATTGCAGCGGATCTTGCGCAGGACTGGCACCGCTACGCCGGGGCGGAGGGTGTCGAGATTCCGGCAAGCTTCAACCTGTTCACCGCGCGCAAAGGCTGA
- a CDS encoding FMN-dependent NADH-azoreductase — MTNILRIETSARKAGSFSRQLTENIIARFPGADVTTRDLASGLPVISETWVGANFTPEADRSDAQRDVLALSDELIAEVKAADVLVIGLPIYNFSAPAAFKEWVDQIARAGVTFTYTENGPVGLLEGKRAIVAVASGGVPLGSDYDHATPLVRQVLGFIGITDVEFIGATGLNMNEAGALEAANTAIAALKAA; from the coding sequence ATGACCAATATCCTCCGCATCGAGACCTCCGCCCGCAAGGCAGGCTCCTTCTCCCGCCAACTCACCGAAAACATCATCGCCCGCTTCCCCGGTGCCGATGTCACCACCCGCGATCTCGCCAGCGGCCTGCCGGTGATCAGCGAAACCTGGGTGGGCGCGAACTTCACGCCCGAGGCCGATCGCAGCGACGCCCAGCGCGACGTGCTCGCCCTCTCCGATGAGCTGATCGCCGAGGTGAAGGCCGCCGATGTGCTGGTGATCGGCCTGCCGATCTACAACTTCTCCGCCCCCGCCGCCTTCAAGGAATGGGTTGACCAGATCGCCCGCGCCGGGGTGACCTTCACCTACACCGAGAACGGCCCCGTCGGCCTGCTGGAGGGCAAGCGCGCCATCGTGGCCGTGGCCTCCGGCGGGGTGCCGCTGGGCTCGGACTACGATCACGCAACGCCGCTGGTGCGGCAGGTGCTGGGCTTCATCGGCATCACGGATGTGGAGTTCATCGGCGCCACAGGGCTGAACATGAACGAGGCCGGCGCGCTGGAAGCGGCCAACACCGCTATCGCCGCCCTGAAAGCCGCCTGA
- a CDS encoding LysR family transcriptional regulator gives MDNWDEIRTAYQVARMGTVSGAADVLGVHHATVIRHIDALEAQLGAKLFQRHARGYTPTEAGRDLLQVAQATDDQFTQLESRIKGGEGDMRGELVVTALPNFTPLLAPVLAEFQIANPGLVVRLLTGLRLFRLEYGEAHVAIRAGSAPQEPDNVVQPFYKQDMGLYAHKSYMARAGEVSKEAPLDSHAFIGPDDPDSRAPFYQWMKEAIPRERVVFRLSGSEEVLDALRGGVAIGFLPVWQAVQEPDLVQVMPPRPEWSAASWIVTHVDLHRTPKVQAFLGLLKERSKAWPCATVEA, from the coding sequence ATGGACAATTGGGATGAGATTCGCACGGCCTACCAAGTGGCCCGGATGGGAACCGTCAGCGGCGCGGCGGATGTGCTGGGCGTGCACCATGCCACGGTGATCCGCCACATCGACGCGCTGGAGGCGCAGCTGGGCGCGAAGCTCTTCCAGCGCCACGCGCGGGGCTATACGCCCACCGAGGCGGGGCGCGATCTCTTGCAGGTGGCGCAGGCCACGGACGATCAGTTCACCCAGCTTGAAAGCCGCATCAAGGGTGGTGAGGGCGATATGCGCGGCGAATTGGTGGTGACGGCGCTGCCCAATTTCACCCCTCTGCTGGCCCCGGTGCTGGCGGAGTTCCAGATTGCCAACCCGGGCCTCGTGGTGCGCCTGCTCACCGGGCTGCGGCTGTTCCGGCTGGAATACGGCGAGGCCCATGTGGCGATCCGGGCCGGTTCCGCCCCGCAGGAGCCCGACAACGTGGTGCAACCTTTCTACAAGCAGGACATGGGGCTCTACGCCCACAAGAGCTACATGGCGCGGGCAGGCGAGGTGTCGAAAGAGGCACCGCTGGACAGCCATGCCTTCATCGGCCCGGATGATCCGGATTCCCGCGCGCCTTTCTACCAGTGGATGAAGGAGGCGATCCCGCGCGAGCGCGTCGTGTTCCGGCTGTCGGGCTCTGAAGAGGTGCTGGATGCCCTGCGCGGGGGCGTGGCGATCGGGTTTTTGCCGGTTTGGCAAGCCGTACAGGAGCCGGACCTCGTGCAGGTGATGCCGCCACGCCCGGAGTGGAGCGCGGCGTCGTGGATCGTGACCCATGTGGATCTGCACCGCACGCCCAAGGTGCAGGCCTTCCTTGGCCTGCTGAAGGAACGTTCGAAGGCATGGCCCTGCGCGACGGTGGAGGCTTGA
- a CDS encoding DMT family transporter — protein MALRDGGGLSTASPAEAAGARRQALLGHAAMLTFSALVAGSFSLGSMAANEIAPAALNALRFLIAGALIGTIAHATVGLKRVQFEAPWRYAVLGGLFAIYFVLMFEGLKTAPPVSTAAVFTLTPVMSAGFGYLLLRQITTPRMALALSIGAAGALWVIFRADLAALLAFRVGEGEMIYFWGCVAHAIYTPMVRRLNRGEPAVVFSFGMMVAGFLILALWGWQDILATDWLSLPPIVWITILYTAVFASAATFVLLQFAALRLPSAKVMAYTYLTPSWVILWEIALGRGAPPALVLPGIALTVLSLLLLLRAE, from the coding sequence ATGGCCCTGCGCGACGGTGGAGGCTTGAGCACGGCCTCGCCTGCCGAAGCAGCGGGCGCGCGGCGGCAGGCGCTGCTGGGCCATGCGGCGATGCTTACTTTCTCGGCGCTGGTGGCGGGCAGTTTCAGCCTTGGCTCCATGGCCGCGAACGAGATCGCCCCGGCGGCGCTGAACGCGCTGCGCTTCCTGATCGCGGGCGCGCTGATCGGCACCATCGCCCATGCCACCGTCGGGCTGAAGCGCGTGCAGTTCGAGGCACCGTGGCGCTACGCGGTGCTGGGCGGGCTCTTCGCGATCTACTTCGTGCTGATGTTCGAAGGGCTGAAAACCGCGCCGCCGGTTTCGACCGCGGCTGTGTTCACGCTGACGCCGGTGATGTCGGCGGGGTTTGGCTACCTGCTCTTGCGCCAGATCACCACGCCACGCATGGCGCTGGCGCTGTCCATTGGCGCGGCCGGGGCGCTCTGGGTGATCTTCCGCGCAGATCTGGCCGCGCTGCTGGCCTTCCGCGTGGGCGAAGGCGAGATGATCTATTTCTGGGGCTGCGTGGCGCACGCCATCTACACGCCCATGGTGCGCCGCCTGAACCGGGGTGAGCCTGCCGTGGTGTTTTCCTTCGGGATGATGGTGGCGGGCTTCCTGATCCTCGCGCTCTGGGGCTGGCAAGACATCCTCGCCACTGACTGGCTTTCGCTGCCGCCCATCGTCTGGATCACCATCCTCTACACGGCTGTCTTTGCCTCGGCGGCCACCTTCGTGCTGCTGCAGTTCGCCGCTCTTCGCCTGCCTTCCGCCAAGGTCATGGCCTACACCTACCTCACGCCAAGCTGGGTGATCCTCTGGGAGATCGCGCTGGGACGGGGCGCGCCACCGGCACTGGTGCTGCCGGGGATCGCGCTCACGGTGCTGTCGCTGCTGTTGCTGCTGCGCGCGGAGTAA
- a CDS encoding metal-dependent hydrolase family protein, with protein MLTKRTFLSGLLSSAALTVAPATVKAATPDATLFTNVRVFDGTSDALTGLTNVLVEGELIKEISPTADAAPEVPRIDGGGRTLMPGLIDNHVHLQWNQGPMEFMTARPDYVAALALRECEATLMRGFTGVRDTGGGILGVARAIDEGLYPGPRIQACNAAIGMTAGHGDYRPRSVLPRVFGGPAITELEAKQISIIADGVAEVLTATREQFRQGAHFIKVFSGGAVSGLYDPLDINEYSPDELKAAVEEAKRWNTYAASHAYMDSSVRSAIEAGFACIEHCNLMTPDSMELAVEKGVWLSTQVGFFMTDIPEGFSEAQAQRQQMARDGLDAMLRLAKDYGAKIALGTDFVGSSETKATQLNELALRAPWFSNAEILQQATGNNGQLWELAGPRSPYQKGAVGVIVPGAYADILLVNGDPVADLSVMATADNFDVIMKGGRAYKNTLS; from the coding sequence ATGCTCACCAAACGCACCTTTCTTTCGGGCCTCCTGTCGAGCGCGGCGCTCACAGTGGCCCCCGCAACCGTCAAGGCAGCGACGCCCGATGCGACGCTCTTCACCAATGTGCGGGTTTTTGACGGGACATCCGATGCGCTGACGGGCCTGACCAATGTTTTGGTGGAAGGAGAGCTCATCAAGGAGATCTCACCAACGGCTGATGCTGCGCCAGAGGTGCCGCGTATCGACGGGGGCGGGCGCACCCTGATGCCGGGGCTGATCGACAATCACGTGCACCTGCAGTGGAATCAGGGGCCGATGGAGTTCATGACGGCGCGCCCGGATTACGTTGCCGCGCTGGCCCTGCGCGAGTGCGAAGCCACGTTGATGCGGGGATTCACCGGGGTCCGCGACACCGGCGGTGGGATCCTCGGCGTGGCGCGGGCGATTGACGAGGGCCTCTATCCCGGCCCGCGCATTCAGGCCTGCAACGCGGCGATTGGCATGACAGCCGGCCACGGGGACTATCGCCCGCGCAGCGTCCTGCCCCGTGTCTTCGGAGGGCCCGCCATTACAGAGCTTGAAGCCAAGCAGATTTCCATCATCGCGGACGGGGTCGCCGAGGTGCTGACGGCCACGCGCGAACAGTTCCGCCAAGGCGCGCATTTCATCAAGGTGTTCTCCGGTGGAGCTGTGTCCGGGCTCTATGACCCGCTAGACATCAACGAATACTCGCCGGATGAGTTGAAAGCCGCCGTGGAGGAAGCCAAGCGCTGGAACACCTACGCGGCCTCGCACGCCTATATGGATTCCTCGGTGCGCAGCGCGATTGAGGCGGGCTTTGCCTGTATCGAGCACTGCAACCTGATGACGCCGGACTCGATGGAACTTGCCGTTGAAAAGGGCGTCTGGCTGTCCACGCAGGTCGGCTTCTTCATGACGGATATTCCTGAAGGGTTTTCCGAAGCGCAGGCGCAGCGCCAGCAAATGGCGCGCGATGGGCTGGATGCGATGCTGCGGCTGGCGAAGGACTACGGTGCCAAGATCGCTCTGGGTACGGATTTCGTAGGCTCTTCCGAAACCAAAGCCACCCAGTTGAACGAGCTTGCGCTGCGCGCGCCGTGGTTCAGCAACGCCGAGATCCTGCAGCAGGCCACCGGCAACAACGGGCAGCTTTGGGAACTGGCCGGGCCGCGCAGCCCCTATCAGAAGGGGGCCGTTGGCGTGATCGTACCGGGGGCCTATGCCGATATCCTCCTCGTCAACGGAGATCCGGTTGCCGATCTTTCGGTGATGGCAACGGCCGACAATTTCGATGTCATCATGAAAGGCGGGCGGGCTTACAAGAACACCCTGTCTTGA
- the recR gene encoding recombination mediator RecR, with protein sequence MSEAPRDIENLIEMMAKLPGLGPRSARRAVLHLIRKRSLLLTPLADAMHQVAISARECLNCGNVGVTDICEICASEKRGNGQICVVEDVADLWAMERGKAFAGRYHVLGGTLSALDSVGPEDLRIPRLLDRVASESVSEVILALNATVDGQTTAHYIAEQLEGAGVAVTSLAQGVPIGGELDYLDDGTISAALKARKSF encoded by the coding sequence ATGAGCGAAGCCCCGCGCGACATCGAGAATCTGATCGAGATGATGGCCAAGCTGCCCGGCCTCGGGCCGCGCTCGGCCCGTCGCGCGGTGCTGCACCTGATCCGCAAGCGCAGCCTGCTGCTCACCCCGCTGGCCGACGCCATGCACCAGGTGGCGATTTCGGCGCGCGAATGCCTGAATTGCGGCAACGTCGGTGTCACCGACATCTGCGAGATCTGCGCCTCCGAGAAGCGCGGCAACGGGCAGATTTGCGTGGTGGAGGACGTGGCCGATCTCTGGGCGATGGAGCGCGGCAAGGCTTTTGCCGGGCGCTACCACGTGCTGGGCGGCACGCTTTCCGCGCTGGACAGCGTCGGGCCCGAGGATCTGCGCATCCCCCGCCTTCTGGACCGCGTGGCCAGCGAAAGCGTGAGCGAGGTGATCCTCGCGCTCAACGCCACGGTCGATGGCCAGACCACCGCCCATTACATCGCCGAACAACTGGAAGGCGCGGGCGTCGCCGTCACCTCGCTGGCGCAGGGCGTGCCCATCGGCGGCGAGCTGGATTATCTGGACGACGGCACGATCTCCGCCGCCCTGAAAGCGCGCAAGAGCTTCTAG
- a CDS encoding YbaB/EbfC family nucleoid-associated protein, whose protein sequence is MLKGLGGLGDMAKMMKKAQEMQVKLAELQEAMNTMQVEGVSGAGLVKATSTVKGELIGLEIDPSIFNPEEKEVVEDLILAAIKDAQAKAAVRHEEEMKNLTESLGLPADMKLPV, encoded by the coding sequence ATGCTCAAAGGACTCGGCGGCCTTGGCGATATGGCCAAGATGATGAAGAAGGCGCAGGAAATGCAGGTGAAGCTCGCCGAGCTTCAGGAGGCGATGAACACGATGCAGGTGGAAGGCGTGTCCGGTGCGGGCCTCGTGAAGGCCACCTCCACCGTAAAGGGCGAGCTGATCGGCCTTGAGATCGACCCTTCCATCTTCAACCCGGAAGAGAAAGAAGTTGTCGAGGATCTGATCCTTGCCGCCATCAAGGACGCACAGGCCAAGGCCGCGGTGCGCCATGAGGAAGAGATGAAGAACCTCACCGAATCCCTCGGCCTGCCCGCCGACATGAAACTGCCCGTGTAA
- a CDS encoding CTP synthetase, with protein MTRLAMVIFSMVATTLAGTGVVIALVTGLDTLVPILAFAALGFVLAFPATWLIARKLAALG; from the coding sequence ATGACGCGGCTGGCAATGGTGATCTTCTCGATGGTGGCAACGACGCTTGCGGGCACGGGCGTGGTGATCGCGCTGGTGACGGGGCTCGATACGCTGGTGCCGATCCTCGCCTTCGCGGCGCTGGGCTTCGTGCTGGCCTTCCCGGCCACGTGGCTGATCGCGCGCAAACTGGCGGCGCTGGGCTGA
- a CDS encoding alpha/beta fold hydrolase — translation MLNTLRTGSANGRPPLLIVHGLYGSARNWGVIAKRLSDEREVLTVDMRNHGESAHFPTHSYADLADDLAEVIAANGGQADVVGHSMGGKASMVLALEHPEMVNRLVVADIAPVAYSHTQVQYIHAMRGLDLSAISTRGDADRALKVSVPEDGIRAFLLQSLDVKGKRWRLNLDTLEAEMSKIVGFPEVTGQFTGPTLFLSGAESDYVLPAHRETVKAHFPKARFSRIPGAGHWLHAEKPREFEATLRVFLNA, via the coding sequence ATGCTCAACACGCTTCGAACCGGCTCTGCCAACGGCCGCCCGCCCCTCCTGATCGTCCATGGCCTTTATGGCTCCGCGCGCAATTGGGGCGTGATCGCCAAGCGGTTGTCCGATGAGCGCGAGGTGCTCACGGTGGACATGCGCAACCACGGCGAAAGCGCGCATTTCCCCACCCACAGCTACGCCGATCTGGCCGATGATCTGGCCGAGGTCATTGCAGCCAACGGCGGGCAGGCCGATGTGGTGGGCCATTCCATGGGCGGCAAGGCGAGCATGGTGCTGGCGCTTGAGCACCCCGAGATGGTGAACCGCCTCGTGGTGGCTGACATCGCCCCTGTCGCCTACAGCCACACGCAGGTGCAGTACATCCACGCCATGCGCGGGCTGGATCTTTCCGCCATCTCCACGCGCGGCGATGCGGATCGTGCCTTGAAAGTAAGCGTGCCCGAAGACGGCATCCGCGCCTTCCTGCTGCAATCGCTCGACGTGAAGGGAAAGCGCTGGCGGCTGAACCTCGACACGCTGGAAGCCGAGATGAGCAAGATCGTGGGCTTTCCCGAGGTCACCGGCCAGTTCACCGGCCCGACGCTCTTCCTCTCCGGCGCGGAGTCAGACTACGTGCTGCCCGCGCACCGCGAGACGGTCAAGGCGCATTTCCCGAAAGCGCGGTTTTCCCGCATCCCCGGCGCGGGCCATTGGCTTCACGCCGAGAAGCCGCGCGAGTTCGAAGCCACACTCCGGGTGTTCCTGAACGCCTGA
- a CDS encoding L,D-transpeptidase yields the protein MRPQDLVLTPRGIRFLGRTIPCAIGRGGVSTTKREGDGATPAGVHRIMGLMARPDRVRVAGEAFPIGPGDLWSDASGAPDYNQHVRAPYGLSHERLRRADPLYDLVLVTDWNWPEAEAGRGSAIFLHIWRKPRHPTEGCIAFRRDHFRWIIERLEPENRLIVPEGLAGR from the coding sequence ATGCGCCCGCAGGATCTGGTGCTCACACCGCGCGGCATCCGCTTTCTGGGCCGCACCATCCCTTGCGCCATCGGGCGCGGCGGGGTGTCCACCACCAAGCGCGAGGGCGATGGCGCGACACCCGCTGGCGTGCATCGCATCATGGGGCTGATGGCCCGCCCAGACCGTGTCCGCGTTGCGGGGGAAGCCTTTCCCATCGGCCCCGGCGATCTCTGGAGCGATGCCTCTGGCGCGCCCGACTACAACCAGCATGTGCGCGCGCCCTACGGCCTGAGCCACGAGCGCCTGCGCCGCGCCGATCCGCTCTATGATCTGGTGCTGGTGACGGATTGGAACTGGCCCGAGGCCGAGGCCGGGCGCGGCTCGGCGATTTTCCTGCACATCTGGCGCAAGCCGCGCCACCCCACGGAAGGCTGCATCGCCTTCCGCCGCGATCACTTCCGCTGGATCATCGAACGGCTGGAGCCGGAAAACCGGCTGATCGTCCCGGAGGGGTTGGCGGGGCGCTAG